One part of the Candidatus Dormiibacterota bacterium genome encodes these proteins:
- a CDS encoding metallophosphoesterase, which produces VHLLGAAVDAGGAHFAVHGHAHHGTEEGRTRAGCPVRNVAQPVIRRPYAVYTLSRAGALVAPSG; this is translated from the coding sequence TGTGCACCTGCTCGGTGCCGCCGTCGACGCCGGCGGTGCGCACTTCGCCGTGCACGGGCACGCGCACCACGGCACCGAGGAGGGCCGGACGCGCGCAGGCTGCCCGGTGCGCAACGTCGCCCAGCCCGTGATCCGGCGGCCCTACGCCGTCTACACCCTATCCCGAGCAGGTGCCCTGGTCGCG